ATTATAGATCATAACCCTCACCAGATGGCATCCTCATCCTCATGTTATCATTCTCATGCTCACATATCGATCTGATATCTACACTACATACAGGCATGCATGCAGTCATGCATACATGCATGAGTCAGCGTTAGTACTTCCCTGATGGTGGAtgaatatgagagagagagagagagagagagagagagagagagagagaggtgacaCTACTGTCAAATGCATTTAAAGGCAAAGTCATCATTGCACAGGTACGTCATCATTGTCAGGCAATTGCAATATGTTTTTCTGGGATTATTTTGACTACGTTTTGATTTTGAATGAGATTGTGAGTGACATTTAAGAATTGAGATTTCATGGTGATCTCATTAATTATAAACTTAAAAGCAGTGGTATATATGCCCTTTTGGTCACATTTCCGCCCCTCCCATCTTTTCTTACATTGGATTTTGAGTTTTTAAGCATTACAGTGAGAGCATTAAATGGCCTTGACATTTCCTCTGCAGCGGCCTTTCATACTTctggcagagagagagagagaggaggaggaaggGCTGCCAAGTTAATTTCCCACCCACCATGCAATCCGCGGCCAGTCTCTCTTGTCTTATTCCGTTGTCTTCTGTTTTCTTTTGGAAACGCCTCATGCTTAACAGTCTCCATGACATCCAAACTAACTCAGCACAAGCATTTAATGTCCATCGATGGCATATATAGCAATATATGCAGTGTGAATCATTCCTTTTGCTGCATCTGTCCAATCAATGAGAATACCAAGCATGGACTGGCCCTGCTATGCATCCAAATTATTAAGGAGCAGGTCTACCCATGCCatgtccttttttcttttgctcacgcAACTTTGGTGTAGATGGACAAATGCATGCATGAAAAGAATAGAATAgtgaattattaattttaaaattagtaaaaaatgaggatgtgatataaagttaaagaaaaattatatagaaagataaaaagttttgtattgtagcgattttttttatttgaatagtaataaaaaaaattattaatgtgatataaaaagtaaaagaaatgagaatgttttgaagttgatcgTTATTGAaagatgtaaaaataaaattaaaaaaattgtaaacagTAACATTCACTATTCTGTAATGTAACCTAGCTTGCCAAACATGACCATTTAGTCACATTATAGCAAGAAAAATGCAACCATTTAACTTGCTCTCTAAAAACTTCAATACATTTTCCTGAGTTTTGGTACAATTTTAATTTACTAGCTCTTTGGGTTTTTAAAATCTCATTTCACTTTTTAGGTTTTTCACTTCACTCAATCCATCCAAAATGATGAAATAGGTGGCATTAACTTCGTTAATGCAATATAAGCCGTTTTACCACCTGATTACATGCCACatgttaaaaattaatttttttcattatagcaaaaaataaaaaccaaaaaagaaaaacaaatagatGGGGTGGAGGGGGGGCGGAAATCTCCAACTGTGGAGGTGGATCCACCCTTCTTGGGTGTGATTAATTGCACGAAGAACACAACCTCCTCTTCTGTTTAGATGGTCGTGCGAGAGGGGGCTCATGCGGCCACCCAAAGCCCTTCCCTTTGGGTGACCACCCCTTTAAGGGCTGAGGGGTGATTCTACTCtatatgtgtgtttttttttttttttaattaattttttacatttttgaatataattaaattgctattaatattttttagcaTGTGCCGTGTGAAGTGGCAAAATTCCTTACACCCCGTTAATGTCAGCTAGTCAGTTTTGGATAGAATGTAAAACGAAAAATGCGAAAAACATAAGAATTtgaaatgcgattttaaaaatacaagGAGTAGATTGAAATCATGCTCAGGGAATTATGTTGAAAATTcccacaaaaaaacaaaaaaaaactcaaaattcatcaaaacaatGAAGCTAGGAATATTCAAGTTTTCTCAATAGCTAGCGCGCATCAAAAAGACTATTGAAGTGGCCGGGCAAGAACAAGATGGTACAAAAATTGTTCAAGAACAAGCTGATCTGCGACAAATATAAGAAAGCAACCCAACTTGACTCCAATTTTGCAAGTTGATTTTCCAAATCCAGTTATCATGGGTGGCTAAAATTCATCTTCCTCCAAATAATCAATCTCTTGCTCATAGCAACAACACTACCATTTTctattctgtatttttttttgtggttagTTGTCTCCCTGGTTGTGTTCAAGTTATTCCTATGCTGGAGACTGTTTTGTGCTGACAGTGTTATCCCCCTCTTTACCGACTATTGATGGTCGTGTTTGTTACTCTCAACCGATTACTGATGGACGTGTTGTTAACTTGCATGGGTTAAGATAGGATTGAAGGGTATTTCGAGAGTTATGCCCATGTTTGTGTTCCCTGCATTGGGACCCGGATAAGGTTAAAGGGTTTCGAGACGGTCATGCCCCTTTCCGCCCCCTACAAGTCCGTAGTTTGTTCCATTTTCAAAACTTTGCCTACTTTAACAGCCTTTATTGGCTGACACTGTTCTTTTGATGAGCCATGTCATTCATTATACCAATTCCTAACTGATCTAAGGATGGCTCTATtgccttttttttgttgttgtaattttCTCATTTTCCACCTTCcttgaatttaaaaaaagaagaagaagaagaaaaaaaagcgaTAGGATCGATCCTTccgagaaagaagagaaagagtgATAGGATCCCTATATATAATATTCCCATAAAATTTTTCCAATGTTCTCCATAACATGataattgcatatttttgcaatctcTCTATTTTTAGgaattaattgttatttaatattAGTGTGATTGCAATCTTCTCATTAGAAGGTAATtttatcataattatttttctagaaTAAGTTGCAGTCCTCTCTCTGTAAAATGATGTAGATGTTGTGTGTAAATTTATCATGGAAAACATCGATTGTTTTATGCAACATTCGGAGGTTGATCCCTCTTGAAATGATCAATTAAAAGTTCGATTCCCTCGAAACGATTGATCTATCCTTTTGTTTTACTTATTTCCTATTATTTTACTAATAGAAACTCTCAAGTTCCTATCATTTGGTATCATAGCGGTCTAATTTTCATGGACTTTCATTTCCCTTATTTTCCCATTAAACCCattagaaagagagagatcgagagccTTTTACTCCAGTTCATAAAACTCCTATCATACACTTAATGCAAAAAGATCTCAAGGAATGAACAACAAAAGGCTTATGTTGGCATTGTGACAAGAGATGGCAAATGGGACATCAATGTAAACAGGCCAGGGTGGACTACCGGTGATTGAATTGAACCTGTAAAAGGTGATACTAAATTTTTTGAGGAAAGTGAGGAATCTGATACGGTATACATGCAATCTAACGACAACAATGATTAGGTATGCTTATTGTACATGCTTTAGCCGGTTATATATTCCAACTCTCAAATTATGCAAGTAAGTGGTTTTATCAAGTCTCAGCTAGAGGCTAGGCGGTCTTGATTGATATGGGCAGTACTTAGGAATTTTATGAATATCGATATCACCAAATGACTTTCACTTTTAGTAGAATCTCGTAATAAGCTTGAGGTAACACTTGTAGATGGAAGAATCATGAATTGCGAAGGTATCTGTTTAAAGTGAAGTTAACTATGCAAAGTCAATAATTCAGGACGGGCCTCTTTTTATTACTCCTGAAAAATTAGGAAGAGTTCTTTTGGGTATCGAATGGTTGCGAACTTTGGAAGATATTTACTAGAACTTTTCAAAATTGACTATGGGATTTAAGTTGAACAATACAAAGGTGTTACACACCCGTAACTTCTAAGGCATTTTCTTGATAAAACTTGTAAAATAATCAACAATGAAATTCAACAGAAACACTGAATTGCATTGATAATGAAGAAATGATTTGTTTACAAGCTAAAGTACTGATCTAATTCGAGGAAGATCGGCCTCCCAATTATCAATTAAACTAAACTAAAGAACTAACACAACAATTCTTCTTCAATACTCAATTACACTGAAATAGGGCTATTTATAGAAACCCAATTGCTTAACAGAATTACAACTACATAAAGCTCATAACCGAAATGCCCAACTCCCATCAACTGCTTGCCACGTACACCCTTATATGTATACATGTGACAAAGGTGACTATCAAGGGGATCGAAGCGTGATAATCGTAAGAAGAACCGCGATTGAGATGGCAAATTTACAAAtagaagattttattaataattaaccTAGAGTAGTACAATGTTGTTTTGAAGAGTGGGGAGATGATAGGATCTCCATAATATTCTCCCATAATCATAATAATTGCATATCATTAATTAGTAggaaattatgtaataattatttttctagaaTAAGCTGCAATCCTCTAGCTATAAAATGATGTAGAATTGTAGATGTTATATGGTAAATTATCAAGGAAAACATTAATTGCTTAATGCAATATATATTCGGAGGCCGATCCCTCGAAATGATCAACTAGATGTTCGATCCCCTCGAAACGattaatttatcattttattttccttatttccTGTTTTTAAAATCGATAGAAACCTAAGGCTCCTATCGGAGAGCGAGATTGTTGTTGTGAACTGAATTTTCACAATGATGTGGGTGGGTGCTTTAATTTGGAGAGGGAATGAGGGATGAAGAATTGAGAGCGACAAAAAGTCCACCTCAATAAGTACggacccaaaaaattaaaagcttaacAATCATGTGAATTATAGGGCTCAACTCATCACATGcacatacacacatatatatgaaTTTAACAATTTAGTTAAGAACTCATTTCATCTTTTTATTTAGAATATTGAGTATGAACCCAATATTTACTCTTAAGTTGATTAATTTGATAAGGAAGTGGCCTCCCTCCTCctggttttgtttttcctcttaGCCCTTCTAGGGCTATAGAGGTTTTTGTTTCCTCCCTGGGTTGTTCTAGTGGAGATTAGAGTCTCCCAGCCACTAGGGCTGTGAAGTTTTGTCCCCCCCGGACTAGATTCGATAGTGGTTTTAATCCTCCTAGCCCTTTTGGACTATGAaggtttgttttctttctttgtattttttagttttctttgtttgtttggtaGGAAATCACTAAACAAAGGTTGCAAAGGAGGAGAGTCTGTCGTTCGTGTCGCCGGAGGGAAGATTTGGTAGTGATTCAATTTCTCAATATTCTTTGGGGCCAGATCTGCTTAGATTCGACGTTCTATATATAGTCGACACGCGCCCTCCAGCCTTTTTTGCCGCCTTCCCCTGATCCATTTGCCTCCTTCTTTGGCCAAGACGCTCATCGGTGATCGGAGCGTGGTCTTCACGCGATGGGGAGTTTCCACCACTTTGGCCACGCGTGAGGGCTACGCCCGTATTTTTTTGCTGTTTTTGGTGGTAGTCGAGGACTTTTGGTGATCATCCGTTGCAGGGGTTCTTTTGACGACGGTGCGTGTATTTCACGCGCCGTCGCCGATGGCATTTTCTTCCGGTGGCTGTTTCTGTTTGGTGTTTCCTGTTGACAGATTGTATTTGATAGGTTGCTCTATGTTAGATTATCCTAGTCATTGCTTTTTTAGTACAGATTGTTTGTGACCGACTCCATAGTACAATTAGTGGTTTCTATGTTAACGCATATGCACATTTCTGTTGGCTATGACTATTTGTAACAACTCTTGGTATAATCTGTGTTTTCTGGGGTAACTGTAATGAGTTCTTATAGATTTGGATCCCTGTATTGGTATGAGTTTGTCTCAGTCTTGTATTAGTTTAATTGTAACTTTGTTACCCTTTGGGATTTATTAAGGAAATATATACATTTTGCCTTCAAAAAAAGTTGATTAATTCCATATGAATTCAATGACAATAGgctacttttatatatatttatatatacacacattttttcattatagtatgtaaaataagaattattttgTATACTTAAttacttcatttttaaaatcatatttatttatttttgtttgacaaaaaaggaataaataCAAGATATCAATTTTCTACTGGCTTTTTAGTaaagttttgtcttttttatattttatatattatatattatatatatataatatatactattttttttatagaacaAATATAAGATCTTTAATCCAAATTAATGAGGTGTTGAAACTCAGTATATATTATGTTGCTCGATTACATTACTAATTTTTTGGTGATTTTCTATGTTGCTCTTTTACATTGTTAATGTTGAATTATTTACTCAACTTGTCAAATacctataagtatttaattttcttcaattcttgttttgttatttgttttgtgtaattttcatcattttcaaaaaagtcaaatctgAATCAtgcacacacatacatacatatgcCTTGTGGTTTTTGCACGTACTCTCTGACCCATAGTTTAACTGTGGTTGCAATATACGAAATGTAAACgatcatgaaaaataaaatattacaaaaaagtaaaagaaaaaaagttgcgGAATTAACAGATCAACTTAAATCCTTCGTTTAAGTAAAATGCTCTGATTTTCTGTTTGTATCAAAAGCCCCCCAACAGTTTGCTTATAAAGGAGTATTAATTAAAGctctttccttttgtatttaaggcatttaattaattagtctttgttgaaaattgaaaaacagCAAATTAAAATCGAAAATATTGAGGTTGgatattaaaaataatgaaaggcttttaattaagaaaagtttTCTTAAGCAAGTTAATTTATcagttttaattcttttttttttcttaacgtCCTCATATATTCCAACCGATTAAATTTTAGGGATTACGTAGGTTTGTCTATttcttaataattaaaaaggtCTGGTGATCATCATCTTGGCACAAAGCGATGCAAGGTTCATCATGTAAAAGCCCTCATGAGCTAGCACAATATTCCGTGCTTCAACTAATTGCAAATAATATTATAGTTGTCTGTGCATTTGACTGTGCAGATTAGAAAAGTTCAAAGGAGTAGAAACAAAACCAGACCACCGTGCCTGTCATGGCACTTTTTAAGAGGAAAACTCCAGGAACTATTTCGGAGTTACTGTGAAACTCGAAGAGCAAGTACAGTTTTGGCTAATAACAAATGAGAAAATAGTTGATTATAATATAGATCATAAAAAGTAAAGACTGAAGAGGCATGAGCTAGATATGACAAAATTGTCTATAAAAAGGGTATCAATAATTAAGATAAAATCCCAaacactctctttctctctcttaattaGCTCGCTCGCAATGCTGAGTCGTCCAATTCAAAGTTCAATCCCTGAAAAtgaacccaaaagaaaaagaaaagttaataaTAATAGAATTGGGTTAATTTATACATAaggtaattatataattaatatccTAATGACTGCACAAAAGGGATGTCGAGTTTCAATTGCATGAGACACTGAAATGGCAGTGACTATGTCACGCAACCGTGCGCATTGTAGGCTGTATCATAAGAAAAAAGTCTGTAGACTCTGGAGTCAGGACACTGAACCACACAGTGTCAACTGTGGGCAATAAACTACTCATGCGCGGATATATTATTTCAGAGCCATTTAATTCCTTTTTGCAATATTATACTTGGTTGCTAGGGTTTTTGGTCAACACCTCAACAGTGGGATATGTGtcttgattgtttttttttttttttttttttttagagagtgCCGGTCAATCCTGTTGTATTATGATATCATCACAAGATTTCTATGGTACATAAAAGTCACtaaattctcttttatttgtgaaaattcgagttaatatgttttgaagcttttctacaagaaaaagATTTGAAACAATTAAGTAGTACTGACTCAACGCACCCCCATTCTCCTTGTATGTTAAAATTATAGATCGCATACGtatttggattaaaaaaataacaaaatattggAACCCTAATTTcagcaataaaaaaattattataatccAGCACCTCATTTCTGCCCTACAATCTACATTAGCATGATCAGATGGTCACCGATgaaataatttaatcaaaacaTTCCCAGAGCAGCAAGATAATTaatatagtaataataataatatgatgacaataataacaataatataattAGTATTATTCGTATTATTATTGAACAATAGCAGaaataatgataatgataattATGACAGCTCTTAATTATCATGATTATACTTAAGAGTTTGGAGATGTACCTGTGACGGCTTGGGGCAAGTTTGTGATCCATGGAAGGGAAGAAACCCTAAGAGGGGTCAATGGTACGGCGGTCGTCCCCAGCAGCGGCCCTAGATTGCTGAAACTGACTGAGTTGCCCTATGCTTGCCGAGACATTCATGGCCAAAAGGCTTGCATCATAGTTGTTCCCCGTATCAAAGCTCCTGATTATCTGCTGCTGATCCCTGGGAAAGAACTGGTGATGGTAGTGGTGATGGTCCCGGCCGCCGCCAATCAGATTAATCCCCAAGTTTTGCTGGTGATTGTGATTGGTGGCCGTTGCGGCAGCAGCGGCGGCGGCAATTAGGCCGTGGCTTGTGATGCCCAAGTTCTGGTATTTAGAGAGTTCAGATTTGGCGCAACTGAGGTCCATCTGAAGTTGGCGAAGTTGGTGTTGGAGGAGAGAGATGACTCCCACGCAACCGTAGACGGGGTCACGGAGACGCATGTCAGCCTCATAGGCGAGAGAATTCACGGCGTCCTCGCGCTGGTGGGGGTGCAACTCGTTCAGAAGCTTCGTCACGTTGCTTGCCCCAAACACTTTGTGCACGTTTGCAAATTTTTGGGGTTGGTCCGGTGGGAAATATGGTGCAAAAACGCACTCCGGCTGGCATTTGCGCCTCAGAAACTTGCACGCTGCACATGGGGAATTTGATGACGATGCCATGTTCCACTTTCTCCTCTGCAAATCAAACGAGATCCAGCATCCAATGTGACAATGATATAAGAGAGAAGGGGCATTAGAAAGTTATGAAAAGTACAACGAAATGAAAAAAGAGTGAATTCTATCTAAAGAAGAAATTTTACTGATACCATGATAGGCAGAAACAATTAACAAACAGAACATGATTTTAGTTTATCAAGTGTAAATATTGACGATTTTAATCTTGGGGACGAAGAAATAAATAGGGGAAAAATTACTTAGTGAACTAGCTAGAAGAAATTTAGCGAAATATTTAgtttaataataaatgaaaaaaaaaaaaaaaaaaaaaaaggcctaaaAGAGTACAGAAAATAAGTTACAGTCTATGGCTCAAAAGCGGTGCAACTATAATTGTAAGGTCTAAAAAAGGGTCTAACAGCACCAATCAAACTTAGAATCCGCAAGATCTTAGAccaagtgaaaaaaagaaagaaaaaaaaaaatcgaaatcaaaatcaataggaaatatacaattaataaaaagaaaaggatttaTTAATTGGCGTAAGGTGGCGGCCGGCCTTACatataaatgagaaatattGACTTCcgtgaataaaaatatagttagtTAATGTAAAATACGAATGATATATATACCTTTGCAGGATCTGGTGGTAATAATACTGATTTTCTTACCTGATTTGTCTTCAGAAGGAATCAAACCAAAATATTCTTGGTTGTGGCAAGAGTTTACGAGATCTGGCTGTAAAAGATGGAGGTAGGTGTATGGTCAAATTGCACAAATCAAGCAAGAAACACACAATATTCCCTGAATGACATATTATACAATAGTTCCACTTCTCTCACCACCCAGAAACCCTAAACCCAGAGGTGGAGATATAACGTTTTACTTTAGAAGGAGAAAATGGgccttgagagagagagagagagatcagaggaagaggaagaggaagagggttTGAGTACCTTTGTGTGGTAGGGTTTGGAGAGGGAGCAGAAAGTAATTGGAAAAGGAAGAAAGGTAGATTTTGAGTACCCGTTTAGTGGGATTGAGGGATTGGATCTCGTGAAGAGGAAaggttatatatatttcactctTTCCAATGAAAAGTTTGGAAGCAGATCTTGCTTGAATTTCATACAAGTGTATATTACttcaatttttcctttaaaGATATGAGACTTTTAAGAGAGGGTTTGATTGAAGACCTTGGGATGAACAAACTGATCATGATACTAGCTACCACATCATACACCAATGGctataaaaatgagaaagaattGATGAAAAGGATAGATGTGAAGACTCAAGAGAATAAGAGTTGTCTGATTCTGACTGAGGGGAGATCTTGGGATGATGGAAGAGTCTCCTTCTCCCCCTCTaattcttattcttcttcctgCCTTGGGAGTCTAATAAAAAAACacaggaaaatgaaaataaataaataaataaagtagggAGAGAGTATTCCTACTTCAAGACGTGGGGCGGCCTCGATTTCTTCAGTcaaacctttttctttcttcaaactACTGCTATACTATTATTGAAATTGATGATGGTAGATGTGGCTGATGAAAATGGATGGATGATCTCCCAAAGCTAGCCCTTGAAGCTTTTCACAGTCGGCTCCTCTTTTTGCTCCCTTCCTTGGTCTTACTTGGTTGTACGTCCTTTGAACAGGAAATCTCTTTCCCTTTCTGTTTCCTTCTCTAATTTTTGTTGTCGGCTTTTCCTTGCTAAGACTCCTTTTAAGCCGTGggaaaaataatattagataTCTAAGCTTGCTGTTCATGCaaaatttatcttctttttgGCGTTCTTATCGCTTCTAATTTTTCGCCGGAAAAACAAATGGCACGGAACATGCATATAAAGATGATGATCACAAGGACAGCTGTAGCAAgacaaggagagagagagagagagagagagagagagagagagagtagagggagaaagagaaagaatgaGAGTGGTGGGTGGGAGGTAATATCGGCGAGGCGGGGGAAAGTCCCCCAGAAGCAGAGGCTAAGGAGACGCGGAGAAAGCAAACACAGTGTGAGTTGGAGTAGAGATAAGAGAGTGAGCGAGAGAGTTGGGCTTTGTGGTTGTTCTTATTATTACTTCTTATTTAAGACACTACTATCAGAGATTTTGTTTGTAGCATGTTGTGTTGTGTAGTGACATGACCCATCTTCCTATCCTCTGAACAGTACTAAATAGTATAGGGGTAgcatcttttctttctctcaccAACAAATTTGTAGCCTTTCAGGTTGTGCTTTCTGTCCCCTATACCGTATGCCCTACCCTCTCTATTACCCTCAATTTTTTCATGTTGAGGAAGAAAAAGGTCCGTAATTATTTGCTTTGAATTGCTTGAAGCAAATCGATATTTTGTACATCTCTGTCGTCCTTGACCGTTTTCAAGGGTAAATTGGATGGTCCGGCCTCTCACCGCAATCAATTTCATTGTCAAAAAATCAGATCATGATCAGGACATTCTCATGGCTAGGTATCCAATATTATGCACAGCCTAAATTAAAACACTAAGCCAGAAGGGGATGAGTAGGATGTTTTTGTAAATTCAAGAAACACGTCCTTGTTCTGATCGAATATTCACTATTAAAAAATCCGTTAATTTTTACTACCTTAGTGGATATCGGATTAAAATGGTACAGACAGACGAATTTTAACCGTTAAcatcttttaattattaattatttagaaTGAAGCAGTTAGTAATTATAAAATAGACAAAGACGATTAATAATcgttaactatatatatatatatatatatatatatatatattagagagagagagagcaaatcTACATTATTTTGGTATAAGGTTTCGTACCAAAAACTACAACAGGCTTAAAATAGTCTCAAAACCGTCTAAAATAGACTATAAATTAAAGAAGTCTAAAATGCTCATACGTACTTGATAAACAGTTATTGCAGTGCAGTTTAGACATAAATAACCACTAACTTGCTGTTATTCAAATTGACTAACCGCTTAATGAACGCTGTGCGGTTAATAGTTAGAAGCAATAATTACTAACCACCATAATTACCTATGGAGCCCCAGTACTTCTGATGGTGAACACCACGCAAATATCGACATTGCGTATCTGAAATCTGTTGTCTAATATCATAACTATGTAGTTTTGATACAGGTGCGATTTTAGTCTGTGTTGTTCCAATATTTTAACATCAGAATGTATAGGAAAACCCGTGTGAGACAAAGTAACAATAAAGAAAATGGCGAGAAGAAaagcaataatattattacatgtTCCATTTCAACTTGTTAGCATAGgtgttagaattttattttatttatttatttattttttaaagaaatgaagTGTTAGCATATTAGGCGTAACGATTTATCAACAAATTTATATGGATATGCAAGGATTAAAATAAGGGAAGAATCTGCTCAAAAGgtacaattaaat
The Alnus glutinosa chromosome 14, dhAlnGlut1.1, whole genome shotgun sequence genome window above contains:
- the LOC133857681 gene encoding protein ASYMMETRIC LEAVES 2, with amino-acid sequence MASSSNSPCAACKFLRRKCQPECVFAPYFPPDQPQKFANVHKVFGASNVTKLLNELHPHQREDAVNSLAYEADMRLRDPVYGCVGVISLLQHQLRQLQMDLSCAKSELSKYQNLGITSHGLIAAAAAAATATNHNHQQNLGINLIGGGRDHHHYHHQFFPRDQQQIIRSFDTGNNYDASLLAMNVSASIGQLSQFQQSRAAAGDDRRTIDPS